The following proteins are co-located in the Manihot esculenta cultivar AM560-2 chromosome 9, M.esculenta_v8, whole genome shotgun sequence genome:
- the LOC110622496 gene encoding microtubule-binding protein TANGLED — protein sequence MVARTPPKQRRIAAPLNPALIRETVKKVDKCMARLQELQYTVAGGNKVISGVSLSPRSTRGYLRTSLRCKQESLRIKNASPRKSPVGKFPASVVGEWRRMSLPAMLVGETVGEILQASQFAREIVAAIACKTKKITPEEGPKTPVTQQRKQRPNPENTELKSKRKKEKQNKLQSIRSETTSPSLQRARSRINFKVSPPKKREMEKENSAKYLANRVSPRNKPWAKKTILFPNPLFLSTDSNQQQKFCRTRSPVISRNKQTIPHKFLIKSPPSTSKFQVKIKNPPVVSLSPAGAGNLSKKSPTRAANLCKKSPPKMSTASKLRRSFSPSRLANRLVSPLKSRKSVQNSDGLMSGFKQRPVSMPRRFSLGRI from the exons ATGGTAGCCAGAACCCCACCAAAGCAGAGGAGAATTGCGGCACCTCTCAATCCTGCTCTAATTAGAGAAACCGTAAAGAAG GTGGATAAATGCATGGCAAGATTGCAAGAGCTCCAATACACAGTGGCCGGTGGGAATAAGGTGATATCTGGGGTTAGTCTCAGTCCTAGAAGTACCAGAGGTTATCTAAGAACTAGTCTCAGGTGCAAGCAAGAATCTCTGAG GATCAAGAATGCTTCCCCCAGGAAATCTCCGGTGGGGAAGTTTCCGGCCAGTGTAGTAG GGGAATGGCGGCGAATGTCATTACCAGCAATGCTAGTAGGAGAAACTGTGGGAGAAATTCTACAAGCAAGCCAATTTGCAAGAGAAATTGTCGCAGCAATTGCCTGCAAAACCAAGAAAATCACCCCAGAAGAAGGCCCTAAAACTCCAGTGACTCAACAGAGGAAACAGAGGCCAAACCCTGAAAACACTGAACTCAAGTCCAAGAGAAAGAaggaaaagcaaaataaactgcaaTCCATTAGATCAGAAACCACTTCTCCATCTCTTCAAAGAGCTCGCTCACGCATTAACTTCAAGGTTTCACCTCCAAAGAAGAGAGAaatggagaaagaaaattctGCTAAATATTTGGCAAATAGAGTTTCTCCCAGGAATAAGCCATGGGCTAAAAAGACCATACTGTTTCCAAACCCTTTGTTCCTTTCAACAGATTCTAATCAGCAGCAGAAGTTCTGCAGAACAAGGTCTCCTGTGATTTCCAGAAATAAACAGACCATTCCACACAAGTTCTTGATAAAGTCCCCACCATCAACCTCCAAGTTTCAGGTGAAGATCAAGAACCCACCAGTGGTTTCTCTGTCACCTGCTGGAGCTGGAAACTTGAGCAAGAAATCACCTACTAGAGCTGCAAATTTGTGCAAGAAATCACCACCAAAGATGTCCACTGCTTCAAAATTGCGTAGGTCATTTTCTCCTTCAAGATTGGCTAACAGATTGGTGTCGCCATTGAAGAGCAGGAAAAGTGTACAGAACAGTGATGGTTTAATGAGTGGATTTAAACAGCGTCCAGTTTCAATGCCCAGACGATTCTCATTGGGAAGAATTTAA
- the LOC110622395 gene encoding kinesin-like protein KIN-14S isoform X2, whose amino-acid sequence MDVGFIRENCNQAVPNCDSNPILSSFSVQTVEDANCDSKIEEETANSMSEDIASSRNQETAPVGPTLPILQKIINLSYQIQNLKKEHASLSHQVKTVKTDSFPGTEVLDTLQLLNDSYERLKKKYQEESFERRRLYNEVIELKGNIRVFCRCRPLNQVEIDNGSNCVVEFDPSQDNELYIISSDSSKKQFRFNHVFRPEDNQEAVFAQTKPVVTSVLDGYNVCIFAYGQTGTGKTFTMEGTPENRGVNYRTLEELFRISHERSGVMRYELFVSMLEVYNEKIRDLLLENSNQPPKKLEIKQAAEGTQEVPGLIEARVYGIEEAWGLLKSGSRARSVGSTSANELSSRSHCLLRVTVKGESLIDGQKTRSHLWLVDLAGSERVGKIEVEGERLKESQFINKSLSALGDVISALASKTGHVPYRNSKLTHMLQSSLGGDCKTLMFVQISPSAADLGESLCSLNFATRVRGIESGPARKQADVTELFKYKQMADKLQHDEKETKKLQENLQSMQLKLAAREHKCRSLQEKVRELENQLGEERKTRLKQETRALAAASQSSLPSLKQVAEKTKVEKKPPLGPSKMRLPLRRITNFIPQTPNHSMKNKTTGSVVQSSMLDKENFARTTMVERDTKSYLQPRRISVTARPPATTTSAQVRQPKRRVSIATFHPEPNSTTSPVHTSTAKLKKSGAVGRRSYVKDPRKARYSRLFTPLPEFGSVSETTPTATKSSSKFMGSPPPAQAGSWKPRHPTVVALQRKSLVWSPLKFRGMQNYRKSLMPSRPPAELQ is encoded by the exons TTCAAACTGTCGAAGATGCAAACTGCGACTCAA AAATAGAAGAAGAGACCGCAAATTCTATGAGTGAGGATATTGCATCGAGCAGAAACCAAGAAACTGCACCTGTGGGGCCCACACTGCCGATATTGCAGAAAATTATCAATTTGAGCTATCAAATTCAG aatttgaagaaagaacatgcaAGTCTCTCCCATCAAGTGAAGACTGTCAAGACAGATTCATTTCCAGGCACCGAAGTCTTAGACACTCTTCAGCTTCTCA ATGATTCATATGAACGTTTAAAGAAGAAGTACCAAGAAGAGTCATTTGAGCGCAGGCGACTTTACAATGAAGTCATTGAGCTGAAAGGCAATATTAGGGTCTTTTGCAGATGTAGACCACTAAACCAAGTTGAAATTGACAATGGTTCTAATTGTGTTGTTGAATTTGACCCTTCCCAAGATAACGAGCTTTATATTATTTCCTCTGATTCTTCCAAAAAGCAATTCAGGTTCAATCACGTGTTTAGACCTGAAGATAACCAAG AGGCTGTTTTTGCACAAACAAAACCTGTAGTCACTTCTGTGCTGGATGGCtataatgtatgtatatttgcctATGGACAAACTGGAACAGGGAAGACATTTACAATGGAGGGGACCCCTGAAAATAGGGGAGTGAACTATAGAACTCTGGAGGAGTTGTTTCGGATTTCGCATGAGAGAAGTGGAGTTATGAGATATGAGCTATTTGTTAGCATGTTGGAGGTTTACAATGAGAAGATAAGGGACCTTTTACTGGAAAACTCCAACCAGCCACCCAAAAA GTTGGAGATAAAGCAAGCAGCAGAAGGGACACAAGAAGTTCCAGGACTCATCGAAGCTCGCGTCTATGGCATAGAGGAAGCATGGGGGCTACTCAAGTCTGGAAGCCGTGCTAGATCAGTTGGTTCTACCAGTGCTAATGAGCTCAGCAGCCGTTCTCACTG TTTATTGAGAGTAACTGTAAAAGGGGAGAGTTTAATCGATGGGCAGAAGACAAGGAGTCATCTTTGGCTGGTAGATTTGGCTGGCAGTGAGCGTGTGGGGAAGATAGAAGTTGAAGGAGAGAGGTTGAAGGAATCTCAATTCATAAATAAATCTCTTTCAGCACTTGGTGATGTTATCTCTGCCCTTGCATCAAAAACAGGCCATGTTCCTTACAG GAACTCAAAGCTCACTCATATGTTGCAGAGCTCTCTTG GAGGAGATTGCAAGACGTTGATGTTTGTCCAAATAAGCCCAAGTGCTGCTGACCTTGGGGAGTCTCTATGTTCATTGAATTTTGCCACTCGAGTTCGGGGAATTGAAAGTGGCCCTGCTCGCAAGCAGGCAGATGTCACTGAGCTTTTCAAGTACAAGCAAATG GCAGATAAGCTACAACATGATGAGAAGGAAACCAAGAAGTTGCAGGAGAATTTGCAGTCAATGCAGTTGAAGCTTGCTGCGAGGGAACACAAGTGTAGAAGCCTTCAAGAAAAG GTACGAGAACTTGAGAATCAATTAGGAGAGGAAAGGAAGACCAGACTAAAGCAGGAAACGAGAGCCCTTGCTGCTGCTTCACAATCTTCTTTGCCCTCCCTAAAACAAGTAGCAGAGAAGACCAAGGTAGAGAAGAAACCGCCTTTGGGTCCTTCAAAAATGAGGCTACCACTGAGAAGAATCACCAATTTCATACCTCAGACACCTAACCATTCAATGAAAAACAAAACCACTGGTTCCGTGGTCCAATCTTCAATGCTGGACAAAGAAAATTTTGCAAGAACTACAATGGTCGAAAGGGACACAAAAAGCTATCTACAACCAAGACGTATTTCAGTTACTGCCAGACCACCAGCTACTACAACATCAGCTCAGGTTCGTCAGCCTAAGAGACGAGTATCCATTGCTACTTTCCACCCCGAGCCCAACTCAACAACGTCACCGGTCCACACTTCTACCGCCAAATTAAAGAAGAGTGGTGCTGTGGGCCGGCGGTCATATGTGAAGGACCCAAGAAAGGCCAGATATTCAAGACTGTTCACTCCATTGCCGGAATTCGGGTCAGTATCAGAGACAACACCAACTGCAACGAAGAGCAGTAGTAAATTCATGGGAAGTCCTCCACCCGCTCAGGCAGGCTCATGGAAGCCAAGGCATCCAACAGTGGTTGCACTGCAACGAAAATCATTGGTTTGGAGTCCCCTCAAGTTTAGAGGAATGCAAAATTACAGAAAGTCATTGATGCCTTCTCGACCCCCAGCTGAGCTGCAATGA
- the LOC110622395 gene encoding kinesin-like protein KIN-14S isoform X1, producing the protein MDDLTVGFIRENCNQAVPNCDSNPILSSFSVQTVEDANCDSKIEEETANSMSEDIASSRNQETAPVGPTLPILQKIINLSYQIQNLKKEHASLSHQVKTVKTDSFPGTEVLDTLQLLNDSYERLKKKYQEESFERRRLYNEVIELKGNIRVFCRCRPLNQVEIDNGSNCVVEFDPSQDNELYIISSDSSKKQFRFNHVFRPEDNQEAVFAQTKPVVTSVLDGYNVCIFAYGQTGTGKTFTMEGTPENRGVNYRTLEELFRISHERSGVMRYELFVSMLEVYNEKIRDLLLENSNQPPKKLEIKQAAEGTQEVPGLIEARVYGIEEAWGLLKSGSRARSVGSTSANELSSRSHCLLRVTVKGESLIDGQKTRSHLWLVDLAGSERVGKIEVEGERLKESQFINKSLSALGDVISALASKTGHVPYRNSKLTHMLQSSLGGDCKTLMFVQISPSAADLGESLCSLNFATRVRGIESGPARKQADVTELFKYKQMADKLQHDEKETKKLQENLQSMQLKLAAREHKCRSLQEKVRELENQLGEERKTRLKQETRALAAASQSSLPSLKQVAEKTKVEKKPPLGPSKMRLPLRRITNFIPQTPNHSMKNKTTGSVVQSSMLDKENFARTTMVERDTKSYLQPRRISVTARPPATTTSAQVRQPKRRVSIATFHPEPNSTTSPVHTSTAKLKKSGAVGRRSYVKDPRKARYSRLFTPLPEFGSVSETTPTATKSSSKFMGSPPPAQAGSWKPRHPTVVALQRKSLVWSPLKFRGMQNYRKSLMPSRPPAELQ; encoded by the exons TTCAAACTGTCGAAGATGCAAACTGCGACTCAA AAATAGAAGAAGAGACCGCAAATTCTATGAGTGAGGATATTGCATCGAGCAGAAACCAAGAAACTGCACCTGTGGGGCCCACACTGCCGATATTGCAGAAAATTATCAATTTGAGCTATCAAATTCAG aatttgaagaaagaacatgcaAGTCTCTCCCATCAAGTGAAGACTGTCAAGACAGATTCATTTCCAGGCACCGAAGTCTTAGACACTCTTCAGCTTCTCA ATGATTCATATGAACGTTTAAAGAAGAAGTACCAAGAAGAGTCATTTGAGCGCAGGCGACTTTACAATGAAGTCATTGAGCTGAAAGGCAATATTAGGGTCTTTTGCAGATGTAGACCACTAAACCAAGTTGAAATTGACAATGGTTCTAATTGTGTTGTTGAATTTGACCCTTCCCAAGATAACGAGCTTTATATTATTTCCTCTGATTCTTCCAAAAAGCAATTCAGGTTCAATCACGTGTTTAGACCTGAAGATAACCAAG AGGCTGTTTTTGCACAAACAAAACCTGTAGTCACTTCTGTGCTGGATGGCtataatgtatgtatatttgcctATGGACAAACTGGAACAGGGAAGACATTTACAATGGAGGGGACCCCTGAAAATAGGGGAGTGAACTATAGAACTCTGGAGGAGTTGTTTCGGATTTCGCATGAGAGAAGTGGAGTTATGAGATATGAGCTATTTGTTAGCATGTTGGAGGTTTACAATGAGAAGATAAGGGACCTTTTACTGGAAAACTCCAACCAGCCACCCAAAAA GTTGGAGATAAAGCAAGCAGCAGAAGGGACACAAGAAGTTCCAGGACTCATCGAAGCTCGCGTCTATGGCATAGAGGAAGCATGGGGGCTACTCAAGTCTGGAAGCCGTGCTAGATCAGTTGGTTCTACCAGTGCTAATGAGCTCAGCAGCCGTTCTCACTG TTTATTGAGAGTAACTGTAAAAGGGGAGAGTTTAATCGATGGGCAGAAGACAAGGAGTCATCTTTGGCTGGTAGATTTGGCTGGCAGTGAGCGTGTGGGGAAGATAGAAGTTGAAGGAGAGAGGTTGAAGGAATCTCAATTCATAAATAAATCTCTTTCAGCACTTGGTGATGTTATCTCTGCCCTTGCATCAAAAACAGGCCATGTTCCTTACAG GAACTCAAAGCTCACTCATATGTTGCAGAGCTCTCTTG GAGGAGATTGCAAGACGTTGATGTTTGTCCAAATAAGCCCAAGTGCTGCTGACCTTGGGGAGTCTCTATGTTCATTGAATTTTGCCACTCGAGTTCGGGGAATTGAAAGTGGCCCTGCTCGCAAGCAGGCAGATGTCACTGAGCTTTTCAAGTACAAGCAAATG GCAGATAAGCTACAACATGATGAGAAGGAAACCAAGAAGTTGCAGGAGAATTTGCAGTCAATGCAGTTGAAGCTTGCTGCGAGGGAACACAAGTGTAGAAGCCTTCAAGAAAAG GTACGAGAACTTGAGAATCAATTAGGAGAGGAAAGGAAGACCAGACTAAAGCAGGAAACGAGAGCCCTTGCTGCTGCTTCACAATCTTCTTTGCCCTCCCTAAAACAAGTAGCAGAGAAGACCAAGGTAGAGAAGAAACCGCCTTTGGGTCCTTCAAAAATGAGGCTACCACTGAGAAGAATCACCAATTTCATACCTCAGACACCTAACCATTCAATGAAAAACAAAACCACTGGTTCCGTGGTCCAATCTTCAATGCTGGACAAAGAAAATTTTGCAAGAACTACAATGGTCGAAAGGGACACAAAAAGCTATCTACAACCAAGACGTATTTCAGTTACTGCCAGACCACCAGCTACTACAACATCAGCTCAGGTTCGTCAGCCTAAGAGACGAGTATCCATTGCTACTTTCCACCCCGAGCCCAACTCAACAACGTCACCGGTCCACACTTCTACCGCCAAATTAAAGAAGAGTGGTGCTGTGGGCCGGCGGTCATATGTGAAGGACCCAAGAAAGGCCAGATATTCAAGACTGTTCACTCCATTGCCGGAATTCGGGTCAGTATCAGAGACAACACCAACTGCAACGAAGAGCAGTAGTAAATTCATGGGAAGTCCTCCACCCGCTCAGGCAGGCTCATGGAAGCCAAGGCATCCAACAGTGGTTGCACTGCAACGAAAATCATTGGTTTGGAGTCCCCTCAAGTTTAGAGGAATGCAAAATTACAGAAAGTCATTGATGCCTTCTCGACCCCCAGCTGAGCTGCAATGA